The segment TGGTGTCTTGGTGATGAGTTGATATATGACATTACATACCACATTTTTTATAGATGGTGTATTGGTCATTGAATTGATAACACTATTTGATGTTCATAGCATGACACTTGACATGTTATAATAAGAAAATATGTGATAAGACTTTATGGTGTTTGGTAGAGATATGTTTATTGAAAAACTACTCATCTCTATGGAAAGTGTTCTACACCACTATTGAAAGATGTGTAACACttgtaaaaaatttgaaaatcatcCTTACATTCTCACAAACATTTAAGAGGTGCTTTGATATACCATATTTTAGAGAAATATCCCCACAATTATCACAAgccataaaaataacatcattgttATTGTGAGTACCACTATTGCTAATTCCTCCTTACAAAGCCAGTGAGGAGCCTTGATATCTAGTGATTGCTCAGTCAATGATTTGGCTTCTAGTGGAAATTGACCCTTTCTTTAAAGAAAAAATAAGCATAGAAAAAATCAAAGTTCTATGTTAATATGGTCTTCACATCTTAATGTCTTTTCCGCATCATGTGGAAATTGACCCTTTCTTTAAAGAAAAAATAAGCATAGAAAAGTTCTATGTTAATATGGTCTTCACATCTTAATGACTTTTCCGCTTCGTGTTTGTAAGAGAGATAACTAAGGTCTCTAGAAGAATGGATAATAGTGAAAAAGGAGGGGGATTTGTCTATGGTAAAGAACAATCATGACTGACTTTGCCGTTTGAAAGTCTATGGTAAGGAGGGGGATTTTTTCTTCGACGAACAATTTAAAGTTTTTATatatgtaattattttgtgaaCTACAGATTATCATTAGGGTATTATATCAGAACCAAATCAATAGCATCTTCAATTATAGCATTTTTAGGTCTCTCCCCAATATCAGTGGAGAAATCCAGAGCCATGGCTGCAAGGGGCCGGCAAGTGGAGAATatggttatgttgattattttgtcgTCCATGTTAAGAGTCCCCATTAGGGCAGATCCAGAGACCAAACTTTTATACTACCAATGCGACTACAGCCCCAGCAGCAACGCAACCCGCTTTGAGCGAATTTTGAACGCCGCGCTGGCATCTGTGGTGAAAGAAGTTGGTGCATATGGATTTGCTACAGCAGAAGAGGATGCATCTACAGGGACAGCAACAGATTCAGTTTTCGTTCTTGCGCAGTGCAGAAAGGATAAATCCCCTGCCGATTGCGTCGATTGCATAAAGGTTGCAGGGAACAAAGCACGCAGCTGCGCCTCAGAGTCCTGCAAAGCATACTACGACGGCTGTTATCTGCGTTACGAGAATCACAATTTTTCTGATACATACACTGATGCCACACATAGAGCCTTCTGCGGCCAAGCCAACGCCCCTGATTCCAGTTCATTTTCGGCAACAGGTCGAACTTTGATAAGTGATCTTTGCACTGCAACTCCACTAATAAAGGATTATTTTGCGGCGGATACGAGACAAGGGCCGTCTAATACGACAATCTATGGACTTGCCTTCTGTTTGAGTTCCATTCAAAGGAATTCCTGCCAAGATTGCCTAAAGACTGCTCAGGAAAACATAATTAAGTGTTTTCCTCGCTCGGATGGACGGGCTATAGACGCTGGCTGCTACTTGCGATACGATTCCAAACCCTTTTTTCCAAGCAACGCGACTACCTATTTGACACCATTCCTACCCACAGGTTAGAATTTAATTATATTCAATTGAAGAGCTTGGAATTTTCCCTACACTCTTGACACTTTTCCTTAGAAACGAGTTTCAATTTACAATTTCAGAAATGCGAtttcaaaaaatcacctgaatcgcTTTTGTTTAAAATTTATGTCAGATATTTACTCTAATTTACAAAGATTTTTTCACAGTTGACGTATTCTCGGTTTTGTTTTTCAGTGAAGGGAAAGGCGAGTTCTGTAAAGTCGATAATAATTGGTGTCGTAGGAGGGGGATTCCTAGTTTGCCTTATAACTTGTCTCCTCCTCCTCCGGAAGCAGATGATGCAAAAAGGGCAGaaaaaaggtaaattcttaaaAGTCTGAATTTACTATATTATAGATAAGGAAGCAAAACTCGTGCAAGTCAATTCCATATTAACTAACATTAGTTTTACAAATATATGAAATAGGGGAAATTGAAGGAGCAACGGAACTGCGCGGACCTGAAAATTTTGACTTCAAGGCACTGAAAAAGGCGACTAACAATTTCGATCAAGCAAATAAACTCGGAGAAGGAGGGTTTGGTGAAGTATTTAAGGTAAATTATTGTTTATTTACAGTTCATATTAGCCTTGTCTATTAATGTATTCAAATGATGGGTTACATGATATTTGCAGGGTACGTTGAAAACTGGCAAAGTTGTGGCGGTGAAAAAACTGACATTAGGTCGTTCTGCTTTCGCAACTTCTGAATTCGAAAGCGAAGTGAAACTCATTTCTAATGTTCATCACAGAAATCTTGTGCGTTTACTTGGATGTTGCAGACAAGGACAGGAAAGACTGCTGATTTATGAGTACATGCCGAATAGCAGTCTTGACAGAATATTATATGGTTTGCTATTTCTGAACTTTCCTCTTTTGCTTCTTTGATCtgttacaaaaaaaacattttaggTTTTGAAACTCTAATGAATTGCTTTAAATGcaggaaaaaacaaaaaacttttgAGTTGGAAGGAAAGGTTCAACATTATCCTGGGCACTGCTCGTGGTCTGGCTTATCTACATGAGGAATTCCATGTTTGTATCATCCATCGTGATATTAAATCCAGCAATATATTACTTGACGACAACTTTCAGGCAAAAATAGCAGATTTTGGTCTGGCAAGACTTCTTCCAAATGATAAAAGTCATATTAGCACAAGATTTGCAGGAACCTTGTAAGTAAACTCCTAATTTATCTACCGTTTTTTATAATTTCAATATAGATGGCAACcccattttaatttttcttttgcaGAGGATACACGGCTCCTGAATACGCTACCCGTGGGAAATTAACAGAGAAAGTTGACACCTATAGCTTTGGTGTCGTTGTTCTTGAAATTGTCAGTGGTAGAAAATGCATTGACTTGAAGCAACCACCTCATATGCAATATCTGCTTCAATGGGTATTTTAAAATTCTAATAATATTCTTTTAATCCTTTCATCCCTAGATTATTTCATTTGAAATGCTTGACCTTTTTTCTTAAAAAACTTATGGCAGGTTTGGAGCCTATACGAAGATAACAAGGTTTTAGAAGTGGTGGAAAGTGGAAACCAGATGGAAGGGTATAGTGAGGAAGAGGTGATGAGGGTGATAAACCTTGCGCTTCAATGCATACAAGCCTCTGTCAGTCATAGGCCATCAATGTCTGAGGTCGTGACAATACTGTTAAGTAATGATGAGATTGATTTTCAAAAACCTTTGCAACCAGCCCTCGTAGATGGAGAAAGTTTGGCTTATGGCACACCTTCATATCAATCCAATGCAACGATTACGGGAACCCTTAGTGCTCGTTAGCAGTGGCTACTTCTCTTGTTGATGGGCACATACAGACTAGCAAGGATGTGGATATATTGTTAAAGATATAACCGACTAAATAGTTCTCCCTTCCtattttcaaatagtatttaaatattataatatatatcttTTTTGCTTTTCTAGGAAATTTTTAAAAGCGATGTATGCCTCACTTCAATTCAAGAATTTAGATGTTGGAGAAATGTTGTACGCTTAGTATATTTTGTAATTGAGGGAcgatcttattttattttattttaaataatacagGATTTTGTTATGATAGTGTTGTATATAGATGATATGTTATCAATTTGAAATAATGCGAGAATGAAATCTATCTTACAATTTGGTATGAAAATTTTGGgtattataaaatttattttataaatgaaAATAACAATTAATTGTCCAAATAGAAATTTGTGGTTACCTTAAAAGAAATATGTAAAATTCATTTTGTAGATATTTAGGTTGCAAGATAGTAAGCCTATGAAAACTCCCTTTCTTGTGAATACAAACTTGTTTGctaaaaaaattcttcaaatgaaaagaaaaataaaaaaaatgcgtGCCATTTCTTATGTTAGAACAATTGACATACTCTTGTCTACTTTATTGTGAACTATACTTCACATTGCACATAAATTTGTAGTGTGAGTAGATATATGTGCAAACAAGATAAATAATTTTGGAATATTGTGAATAAGTTTTTAATTATTGTGAACTATACTTCACATTGCACATAAATTTGTAGTGTGAGAAGATATATGTGCAAACAAGATAAATAATTTTGGAATATTGTGAATAAGTTTTTTAGATATCTATGTGACATATTAGCTTATGCAATTTGATATGAAGGAAGAgatgattaaaataaaattttgaattcaTAAAAAATTCTAGATTCTAATTAGGTTGAAGAAGAACAAGTAGATATGTATTCAATATTTTTGGCCAGGCTAGTAAGGAATGAAAAAAATGATAGGTAATCAATACATTATAAACAACATATGTTATGTACATAGCAGCTACTCATGCATATAAGGATGTATTGTGGCTACAAAGGTTGTACTTTATTGTTTGGTTTGAAGAAAAAATTATACAATGATAGTTAACAATATATATGGTAAAGAATCATAGTTATCATGCTAGGTGAAAGCATTTTAGAATATAATATATTCTTTCTAGAAAAATAATTGTAGAAAAATGAGTACTATTGAAAAAGATTGATACATAGAAGAATATTCCAATTCATTAACAAAGCTATGagtatttcaagaatatttttgtcTTATAAAAAAGTAATGAGAATAGTTACTTAAACAATTGATTGCTTAGTCATATAGCTCCAAATATTAAGTATTCAACAAGTAGAAAATATTTAGTAAAGTTTTCTATACTTTGCATGCAAGTTATATTCATGGGGAATCTCATCATATTTTACATACTTTGCATGCTTTATATTCATGGAGAACCTTATCATATTTTACATACTTTGCATTCAATTTGTTTATAAATATTCACACATTATTAATGGTGAAGTATTATATTCATTATTGTATTAGAGAATGGTTGAGCTTTATgcaataaagatttttttttctaagatttttaaccaaaaatattttccaaggtaAAAATATTTCAAGCAATCTTTATTTCTTCTTTAGATCTTATATGCACTATTTATATTCAATGACTTCATAACATTTTAGTTTTCCACTTTCCATACTCTGAaatattcaaattgatttaatctaaATGATTCAACCGTAATTGCAACTACAACTTAACAATAAGAAAATGTGTCTGCTTACAATTACAAACCATCAACTACCAATATTTACAATTCAATAACATAGTCTCAATAACACCTTGATAATGTGCCACATCATAATATTGTAAATAAGCTTGTTCATGCTATATAAAAAATTAGTGAATTTTAATGCTTAAAAAAAGTGCCATTCCTTCTCTATGTTACAAGGAAAATAATTGCATTAATAAAACA is part of the Cryptomeria japonica chromosome 10, Sugi_1.0, whole genome shotgun sequence genome and harbors:
- the LOC131054452 gene encoding cysteine-rich receptor-like protein kinase 2 codes for the protein MAARGRQVENMVMLIILSSMLRVPIRADPETKLLYYQCDYSPSSNATRFERILNAALASVVKEVGAYGFATAEEDASTGTATDSVFVLAQCRKDKSPADCVDCIKVAGNKARSCASESCKAYYDGCYLRYENHNFSDTYTDATHRAFCGQANAPDSSSFSATGRTLISDLCTATPLIKDYFAADTRQGPSNTTIYGLAFCLSSIQRNSCQDCLKTAQENIIKCFPRSDGRAIDAGCYLRYDSKPFFPSNATTYLTPFLPTVKGKASSVKSIIIGVVGGGFLVCLITCLLLLRKQMMQKGQKKGEIEGATELRGPENFDFKALKKATNNFDQANKLGEGGFGEVFKGTLKTGKVVAVKKLTLGRSAFATSEFESEVKLISNVHHRNLVRLLGCCRQGQERLLIYEYMPNSSLDRILYGKNKKLLSWKERFNIILGTARGLAYLHEEFHVCIIHRDIKSSNILLDDNFQAKIADFGLARLLPNDKSHISTRFAGTLGYTAPEYATRGKLTEKVDTYSFGVVVLEIVSGRKCIDLKQPPHMQYLLQWVWSLYEDNKVLEVVESGNQMEGYSEEEVMRVINLALQCIQASVSHRPSMSEVVTILLSNDEIDFQKPLQPALVDGESLAYGTPSYQSNATITGTLSAR